aaaaatttgtcattttaaaattagCTGGTGTACTGAAAATTAAAactggaataaattttttttttataaaaactatgttgacattaaaaaaaactactaaaatgtcaaaaacaaaatttctaaaattaaaatgtaaaatctgaaaattaattgaaatattaatacaaacaaaagttaaaaagtacatatatatatatatataaataaaaaataagttatgttATACAAGTTACATAAGTATATCTGCAAAATTACACAAAAGTatcttaattatattaaaataataccacTAGTTAAATAATCGagcggcaaccttccggtctctctcCTGAAACCAACACGGATGTgattaaaactgcaattcatcgcctggccgcttgaggctggctgcaaaagggagtcaatcccatagaccccACGGATGCTATgtgcatgtttttatacagtctatggaaaTAATACACCCAAGCTGAATGTTTTAGCCCTCATCTTTCTGAGACGCTGCCTCATAAGAGTAAATAGTATAGTTCCAGACACAAACATCACTCTGGTAGTGCACATGTCTGTTTAATCATTGATCTTCGATGCAACAAACATCTACCAGCATCGATACAATATGTTATGAATCTTAAAAAAACGCAGTGGATAGAATTTCAATAAAAgatagaaaaatattaagaaactaTAGAACATCACTTGAACTCCGCCTCATACAACAGCTGGTGAATTTTTAATTTGACGGCGCTCTTCTTGGCGTAAGGCAGCCGTCGGAGATACGGCAGTAAACTAAACAGGAACATCTCGTCCTCCAAGTCCTCGTTGGCCTCCATCTGCCACTTCCTCTTGCGTCCCGAACCCTGCGATCCCGAGGCCGAGTAGTGTGAGGATCCGTCCAGCATCCCGTGATCGCCCTCAAAGTCCTGCACGCCAAACGCAGAGTTCCCGTCCGCCGTGCTCTCCTCCTCCTTGTCCTCGTCGTCTCGGTCCTCCTCGGGCTCGTCGGTGGCCAGCGATCGTGACTGGATGAAGGGCGTCAGGAATGACATCTGCCAGCTGTACTTCCAGCTGCGGTGGGACGTTCCTGAGGCTCGCCGGCGCTGCTCCGCACGCTTGTCTTTGATGAACATGTCCCGCAAGCTCTTCCATCTCCTGCGACAGTCCTCTtctgcacacagacacaacagaCAGCGCTGAAGACAAGCCTGACATGATGCACACTCAACTCAATATAAAGGGTGACATGACATTTTACGATTTACTGTTTTTAAGCATATGcatactagggctgggcgatatatctaacgatataatgatgcgcatctagtcagtaaatctggttccttgattagcgctaaatcgccatcacctgctttcaaatggagcggcatttaatagacagagccgtagatcactgacaagctacgcaatatcgcgttcattatcccagatgaatcgccttcgataatgaacgcgatattgcgtagcttgtcagt
The sequence above is drawn from the Cyprinus carpio isolate SPL01 chromosome B20, ASM1834038v1, whole genome shotgun sequence genome and encodes:
- the LOC122134150 gene encoding MADF and BESS domain-containing protein isoform X1, whose protein sequence is MLKTMEERLIAAVSDYPELYNSTINSYKDAARKAKAWRAVSLQVEIPEEDCRRRWKSLRDMFIKDKRAEQRRRASGTSHRSWKYSWQMSFLTPFIQSRSLATDEPEEDRDDEDKEEESTADGNSAFGVQDFEGDHGMLDGSSHYSASGSQGSGRKRKWQMEANEDLEDEMFLFSLLPYLRRLPYAKKSAVKLKIHQLLYEAEFK
- the LOC122134150 gene encoding MADF and BESS domain-containing protein isoform X2 translates to MSCFEFGDLHKEDCRRRWKSLRDMFIKDKRAEQRRRASGTSHRSWKYSWQMSFLTPFIQSRSLATDEPEEDRDDEDKEEESTADGNSAFGVQDFEGDHGMLDGSSHYSASGSQGSGRKRKWQMEANEDLEDEMFLFSLLPYLRRLPYAKKSAVKLKIHQLLYEAEFK